The nucleotide sequence CTGTATGCGAGACTGAACGAAACAGCATGGAAAGGGAGGCTTTTGAGAGTCCACAAGAGCTGTGCAGGCTTCCCCGCAGGGTGCAGAGGCTAACAAAGACCGACATGCGGATCGTTTGGCTTGCACGCAGCGTACGGTGCGCCGAGCGAAGCGAAGGCGCACATACTTAACTTGATAATATATAGTCAGAAGTGAACGGTATGGAAAGTGTAAATCAAGGGATAAATCAAGGCAAATAACGCTCTTTTCATAGCTCAATAACGCAAATATTGGTGCAGATAGCTTTAATTACTTTTTGTGCATTAATTTACTGTTATCACGGGGGTAAATTGCATAAACATAATGCTCAAGATTAGAAAAAGGGGAAAGCGCGGTTACGACATAAGCAGCGTGCCTTACAAAAAATTGGAAAAAATGGCAAAGCGAAAAAAGAGGCGCTGGAAAGTACAAGGCTGCTGGCTGGTTCTCGAAACCTATTAGTTGTTTCTCAAAGAAGCTCTTGAAAGCTGAAGCCGTTTTTAGGAAATATGCCACCGCAGACATCAACCACAAGGGTTGAGTTTTGCACCCCACACAAACTCTTTTTTGCAACTCTAAACTTCACTAAGAACTAATTCCTTAAAAATATAAAGGAAGGAATTTTAGACTACATAGTAGTCTATGTTCTTTGTTTTCCAATGGTTACTGCAGTAATACCACTTGTCTAAATTGCCTGCGTTCTCTGGACGAAGATACGACATTACACAGTAGTAATCGCTACAGTATACTTCGCTTCCAGCTCGTACAACACAGATTCCTATTGAGTGACCAAATTCGTGCATAAGTACAACAGCTTCCGCGCCGTATGTTTGAATTCCTCGTTGGGTGGCCCAGTCATCAGCAAGCTTATCGGCAATGAATATGTAATTTCCAGCTACAAGGTCGGTTCTAGAACCGATACAGTAAGTATAACCCACAACAGAGTCAGACCCTTCAACAGTTGTTCCATACAAAACCCATTTCTCTGGAAGAGTATACTTCCCGTCATTCGCATTAATAGCGAAATCATCTCCTTGGTTATAATTGATTTGAATCTCCCAGAACTCTGCATCGGAAATACCATTAGCAAACTTGTCTTCGTAAGGAACCATTTGGTCTACTTTTATCGTTAGCTTAATGTTTTGTTGTGCGTAGTATGCTGTCATGTAATTTAAAACTGAATCTGTTGGCATATGCCCTTGTATGTAATCAATTTCTAAAGTTAACGCATAAGATTTTGGAGCAGGGGCTGGTTTGCCCTTAGCAGTCTTTATTACATCATCATTTGAGTTTAATTTGATGCTTACAGTATTATCGGAAACATCGAAAGAAGTTGCTTCTGGAACGATTTCTTGGGTAACCTTGACTGGATTTTGAGTTTGTGCTTCAGTAGACAGGATCGGCATTATTGACATTAAAAACAGACTAATTACCATCAGTGCAAGTATTTTTTTTAGCATTTTTATCCCCTAATATAAGCACCCGTTTACCAGATTAATAAAATTTTCTAAGAAACACCGTTTAGAAATTAAAAAAGGGTTGTTAAAGAACATGTTAAATCAAATAAAACTTATAACTAGCAAGCAACATTAGAAGATGGAGTCCTAAAATTACTTTTTTACCTACCCTAAGGCTGGTTCTCGACACCTATTAGCCTTTGCCTTTCAGAACGCCTGACTTTAACTTTTCCGCTTCTTTGAGGAATTTCTCGGCAAACTGTGAGTCACTCATCAGCTTCACGGCAAGTTTTTCAAGAACTCCCTCAGCCATCTCTTTATAATAGTCCGAAGCGGTGACTTGCTTAACTAAGCTGTCTAAAGCTTTAAGCTCATCTTTGATTGTTTGCAGTTCTTGGTCTTTGGCTTCAAGCTGCTTCTGGATAATCACGTTTGTGTCCGTAAGCCCCTTTAGCGTTGCCATGACTTTCTTGAGGTCTGCTCTAATCTGCATGCCATTAATGCTCAAGTGTTCAAACGCTCGCTGATAAGCCTCCTTAATAGTGATTTCATCATAATCATAATGCTTCCTTGCCGACTGCCGAGCATGCCCCATCATCAAATCCTTAATTTCGCTTTGGATTTCTGCCCTAAGCAAGGCGCTATTGTAGAAGCTTCTTAAAGCTTTGGTTTTGAAATCTTTGGCTTTTTCAGCGCCGAAGGTTTTCTCCGCCAAACTCTTCATGGTTTGGTTGATGGTTCTTACTTCCAGCTTATCGCCTTTGCCTCTGGTTGTGCTCACGAATAAGTAGCCTTGAATTGGGTTTCCCCGTTCCTGAAGTAATGCTTTAATGTCGTGTACAGCCTCATAGCTTAAGCATGTAGTCTGTGTCTCGCCTGTCTTTTCGCGTGGCTTCTCAATGAAGTAATGCTCTGTTTCTGGCTGTTCATAGATCCCCTTTAAGCTTTCTATTTTGAGGTTGCTAACATC is from Candidatus Bathyarchaeota archaeon and encodes:
- a CDS encoding site-specific integrase; the encoded protein is MKKIFENSYEQDEFFRKWLIGLSPRTKENYCTEYHEWHTFIGMTPTELIKKRMHDLTTENLSERLFFENKFREYKEYLEQRGNLKPLSVKTKLRTVASFFSRNGLPLALKRGDWESTQEQPVIQRWKITREEVKALYAHGNLRDRALLLVLAQSGFSEADVSNLKIESLKGIYEQPETEHYFIEKPREKTGETQTTCLSYEAVHDIKALLQERGNPIQGYLFVSTTRGKGDKLEVRTINQTMKSLAEKTFGAEKAKDFKTKALRSFYNSALLRAEIQSEIKDLMMGHARQSARKHYDYDEITIKEAYQRAFEHLSINGMQIRADLKKVMATLKGLTDTNVIIQKQLEAKDQELQTIKDELKALDSLVKQVTASDYYKEMAEGVLEKLAVKLMSDSQFAEKFLKEAEKLKSGVLKGKG